The Acomys russatus chromosome 1, mAcoRus1.1, whole genome shotgun sequence genome has a window encoding:
- the Serpina6 gene encoding corticosteroid-binding globulin produces MRLVLYICLLWLSTSGLCKDHNTTYTADCSRSHYRRLAATNVDFAFNLYQQLAALNPDENVLISPVGISIALAMLSLGPWGHTQPQLLQGMGFNLTETPEAEVHQDFQHLFHLLKHSDTGLEMKIHNTIFSDQKINLHESFKENIKYNYTSEFSNIPFKKWIKDAQPAKSETQGGSAQMSSNLDSSATLVLLNDNVLKGMWELPFNPENTKKKDFYVLEKHTATVPMMVQSSNIGYLDDSEIPCEVVKMKSVGNGTTFLILPKKGQMNTVTAALHRDTIDRWDRLLTTRQVTLYVPKFSMSSNYDLKDVLAGKGIEALVTNQSDSGISGTSTVVHKTTLHVDESSALPVATKGVPLPTTSEPPVTIMFNRPFIVVMFDDCTWNSMVMSRIMNPT; encoded by the exons ATGCGACTTGTTCTGTACATCTGTCTCCTCTGGCTCTCCACCAGTGGCCTCTGTAAGGACCACAACACCACCTACACTGCTGATTGTTCAAGGAGCCATTACCGAAGACTGGCAGCCACTAATGTTGACTTTGCCTTCAACTTGTATCAGCAACTAGCGGCTTTGAATCCTGATGAGAACGTCTTAATATCCCCAGTGGGCATCTCCATAGCCTTGGCCATGCTATCCCTGGGCCCTTGGGGCCACacccagcctcagcttctccagggCATGGGCTTCAACCTCACAGAGACACCTGAAGCTGAGGTCCACCAGGACTTCCAGCACCTCTTTCACCTTCTCAAGCATTCTGACACTGGCTTAGAGATGAAAATCCACAACACCATATTCTCTGACCAGAAAATAAACCTGCATGAgtcattcaaagaaaatattaaatacaattaTACATCAGAGTTCTCGAACATCCCTTTCAAGAAGTGGATTAAAGATGCGCAGCCTGCTAAGAGTGAGACACAGGGGGGAAGTGCACAGATGTCCTCCAACCTGGATAGTTCCGCTACCCTCGTCCTGCTCAACGACAATGTCCTCAAAG GCATGTGGGAACTTCCCTTCAACCcagaaaataccaaaaagaagGATTTCTATGTTCTTGAGAAGCACACAGCGACGGTACCCATGATGGTTCAGTCGAGCAATATCGGTTATCTTGATGACTCAGAGATCCCCTGCGAGGTGGTAAAGATGAAATCCGTGGGAAATGGAACTACCTTCCTCATCCTTCCAAAGAAGGGACAGATGAACACTGTCACTGCCGCACTTCATCGGGACACAATTGACAGATGGGACAGGCTTCTGACCACAAG GCAGGTGACCTTGTACGTCCCGAAATTCTCCATGTCTAGTAACTATGACCTTAAAGATGTGCTGGCAGGCAAAGGCATTGAAGCCTTGGTCACAAACCAATCCGATTCAGGCATCTCCGGGACATCAACG GTGGTCCACAAGACCACGCTGCATGTGGATGAGAGCAGTGCACTGCCTGTTGCTACCAAGGGCGTTCCCCTACCCACGACATCTGAGCCACCAGTCACCATCATGTTCAACAGGCCCTTCATTGTTGTGATGTTTGACGACTGCACGTGGAACAGCATGGTGATGAGCAGAATCATGAATCCGACCTAA